One window of Macrococcus sp. 19Msa1099 genomic DNA carries:
- a CDS encoding YhgE/Pip domain-containing protein, which produces MKNAFQIFLHDLKNIKRTPSFIILLLGLSILPSFYAWFNLKSSWDPYSNTEYLKVAVINHDTGAEVQGKKVNVGNQLVTNLKENKKFGWVFTEDLKEANKQLEYGNYYAIIHIPKHFSDDVTSILRKKPKRAHIDYKVNQKINAIAPKMTNAGATAITQSLNEKFVDSATKALLDESNRVGIKIEDKLPLYHKIENSVYEAEKAIPEMQKFKKTVNKIDSHQGDITKYADEFYQLSEFEGKINDGAGKLIKANEHAADINAAGQMIININNNMPQIENALQKANTIEQKFPQINDAVAKGIQATSTAQSAITGAQGAMPGVHEKISNAQNVTQGVQGAAGEAERLLENSTESKTKNSTETSLPSGEEPSSEQASSENATIEQPSSEKNVKEEAKQTEALKKPDLLPAKQALNDGLLAISELTKEEAAATQDTINQLDELSKQSPGSSEVLAKNIEVYKHNLEQSIAYYNEVIKLMNQAEKLGLGDTSKINAQLNQSIDALTKLNASLDTTLNGARGNGKVSFDNSAIQNALKALSSLEAFASADMKQILTDGLASIDSNLDTIAGKLSNASQFANDVDRILADAVQITSNAHETLLTINAELPALEQKFSRINQTAQANFPTFKSKVGEASNFVESELPSVLGDLNRLSNFAAKDLPSVMAKYNEASKLLQNNLPGAQDKIHELAVFSNEELPGIEKEIKQAADKFRELDKNDTFNKLIKLLRNDLEDQSDYFAEPIQLDETQVFPIPNYGSASAPFYTALALWVGALLSGNLLTTELKDKSLIGKFSLRELYLGRMILFLLLSVAQSTIVVLGNLFILDAYAKHPVYNVLFAILVGLAFTIMVYTLVSLLGNIGKAIAIVIMVLQIAGGGGTFPIQVTPKFFQTIHPFLPFTYAVDLLREAVGGIVPEIAFTKLGMLYLIAGLTFAFGLALKPRFEPIKKEFYARSKASNLVE; this is translated from the coding sequence ATGAAAAACGCCTTTCAAATCTTTTTACATGATTTAAAAAACATTAAACGTACACCTTCGTTTATCATACTATTACTTGGATTATCAATCTTACCGTCGTTTTATGCGTGGTTTAATTTGAAGTCTTCTTGGGATCCATACTCCAATACAGAATATTTAAAGGTTGCTGTCATTAACCACGATACTGGCGCAGAGGTCCAAGGCAAGAAAGTAAATGTCGGTAATCAACTCGTCACCAACTTAAAAGAAAATAAAAAGTTCGGATGGGTATTTACAGAAGATTTAAAAGAAGCGAATAAACAGCTAGAATATGGGAATTACTATGCTATCATTCATATTCCAAAGCATTTCTCAGATGACGTTACGAGTATACTTCGCAAAAAGCCAAAACGTGCACATATCGATTATAAAGTGAATCAAAAAATTAATGCCATTGCACCTAAAATGACTAACGCAGGGGCAACAGCCATCACACAATCACTGAACGAAAAATTTGTAGATAGTGCAACAAAAGCGCTACTCGATGAAAGTAATCGTGTTGGAATTAAGATAGAAGATAAATTACCACTTTACCATAAAATTGAAAACTCAGTATATGAAGCAGAAAAAGCAATTCCTGAGATGCAAAAATTTAAAAAAACAGTCAATAAAATTGATAGCCATCAAGGTGATATTACAAAATACGCTGATGAGTTCTATCAACTCAGTGAGTTTGAAGGCAAAATCAATGATGGTGCGGGAAAATTAATTAAAGCAAATGAGCATGCCGCAGATATTAACGCTGCTGGGCAAATGATCATCAATATTAATAACAATATGCCCCAAATTGAAAATGCGCTACAAAAAGCAAATACTATTGAGCAAAAGTTCCCACAAATCAATGATGCTGTCGCTAAAGGCATTCAGGCTACGAGCACAGCTCAAAGTGCAATCACTGGTGCACAAGGTGCAATGCCCGGAGTACATGAAAAAATTAGTAATGCTCAAAACGTAACACAAGGTGTACAAGGTGCAGCAGGTGAAGCCGAACGATTACTAGAAAATAGTACCGAATCTAAGACTAAAAATAGCACAGAGACATCTCTACCTTCAGGTGAAGAACCTTCTTCTGAACAAGCATCTTCAGAAAATGCAACAATAGAACAACCCTCAAGCGAAAAAAATGTTAAAGAGGAAGCAAAACAGACAGAAGCTTTAAAAAAACCAGATCTATTACCTGCTAAACAAGCATTAAATGATGGGTTGCTTGCCATCAGTGAGTTAACGAAAGAAGAAGCTGCAGCGACGCAAGATACTATCAATCAGCTTGATGAACTGAGCAAACAAAGCCCAGGAAGTTCTGAGGTTCTTGCCAAAAATATTGAAGTGTATAAACATAATTTAGAACAATCTATCGCTTACTATAATGAAGTGATCAAACTGATGAATCAGGCTGAAAAGCTTGGACTTGGGGATACATCAAAGATTAATGCACAGTTAAATCAATCTATCGATGCTTTGACAAAACTTAATGCATCACTAGACACAACTTTAAATGGTGCACGAGGTAATGGTAAAGTAAGTTTTGACAATAGTGCTATCCAAAACGCTTTAAAAGCACTCTCGTCACTTGAAGCATTTGCAAGTGCTGATATGAAGCAAATTCTTACAGATGGATTAGCCTCTATTGACAGCAACCTGGATACGATAGCTGGGAAGCTATCAAACGCTAGCCAATTTGCGAATGATGTAGATCGAATACTGGCTGATGCTGTTCAAATAACAAGTAATGCACACGAGACACTGTTAACGATTAATGCTGAACTTCCGGCATTAGAACAAAAATTCAGCCGTATTAACCAGACAGCTCAGGCTAACTTCCCTACCTTTAAATCTAAAGTCGGAGAAGCATCAAATTTTGTAGAAAGCGAGCTCCCGTCTGTACTAGGAGATCTAAATCGTCTAAGTAACTTTGCTGCAAAAGATTTGCCAAGTGTAATGGCTAAGTACAATGAAGCTTCAAAGTTATTACAGAACAACTTACCAGGTGCACAAGATAAGATTCATGAACTTGCGGTATTCTCGAATGAAGAACTACCAGGTATCGAAAAAGAAATTAAACAAGCTGCTGATAAGTTTAGAGAGCTTGATAAAAATGATACGTTCAACAAATTAATCAAATTATTACGCAATGACCTTGAAGATCAATCTGATTACTTTGCTGAACCGATACAACTAGATGAAACACAAGTATTCCCTATTCCAAACTATGGGTCTGCAAGTGCTCCATTCTATACAGCACTCGCTTTATGGGTAGGTGCGCTCTTAAGTGGTAACTTATTGACGACTGAACTTAAAGATAAATCTCTCATCGGTAAATTCTCACTTAGAGAATTATATTTAGGGCGTATGATCTTATTCTTATTACTGAGCGTTGCTCAATCTACAATTGTAGTCTTAGGTAATCTCTTTATTCTGGATGCTTATGCTAAGCATCCGGTATACAATGTTCTATTCGCAATACTTGTGGGACTTGCATTTACAATAATGGTCTATACTCTTGTGAGTTTATTAGGAAATATCGGTAAAGCTATCGCAATCGTTATTATGGTATTGCAAATTGCAGGAGGCGGGGGTACATTTCCGATTCAAGTCACACCTAAATTCTTCCAGACAATCCATCCATTCTTACCATTCACCTATGCTGTAGATTTGCTACGTGAAGCGGTCGGAGGAATTGTTCCTGAAATTGCATTCACTAAACTCGGTATGCTCTATTTAATTGCTGGCTTAACGTTTGCATTTGGCTTAGCACTCAAACCTAGATTTGAACCGATTAAAAAAGAGTTTTATGCAAGAAGTAAAGCAAGTAATCTTGTTGAATAA
- a CDS encoding HesA/MoeB/ThiF family protein has product MSRYDRQIKASQFGEQGQDNLSKSKFLIIGAGALGSTVSEMLARSGAAEIIICDMDIVSLSNLHRQSLYDETDVHQYELKVDAVKRHLSRINSEVTVTAIPEEITSDNLKQLLEKFQPKIVIDGTDNFNTRYVINDICHQLRIPWIYGACLGSKGTVYAIDYSVACLRCLLPDPPDTGQNCSLEGILPQTAHLTASLQVSEVMKYIAKGRFSNHFITFDSFNMKFKSTEATFFRNNNCKTCGTHDYPATTSNTHYMTKMCYGKYSIKLPSNIFHKEIPNTVKSTPLFKIIKVDHVTVHLLKDGRIIIYDVYSKAEAKSIISSLFTISV; this is encoded by the coding sequence ATGAGTCGCTATGACAGACAAATAAAAGCATCACAGTTTGGTGAACAAGGTCAGGACAATCTTTCAAAGTCTAAATTTCTTATCATTGGTGCAGGTGCGCTCGGAAGTACAGTCAGTGAAATGCTTGCACGAAGCGGAGCCGCAGAAATCATTATATGTGATATGGATATTGTAAGTTTGTCTAATCTTCATCGACAAAGTTTATATGATGAAACAGATGTTCACCAATATGAATTAAAGGTGGATGCTGTAAAACGTCACCTTTCCCGTATTAATAGTGAAGTAACAGTCACCGCTATCCCCGAAGAGATTACAAGTGATAACTTGAAGCAACTGCTTGAAAAGTTTCAACCAAAGATTGTGATTGATGGTACAGATAATTTTAATACACGTTATGTCATCAATGATATTTGTCACCAACTTAGAATACCTTGGATATACGGTGCTTGTCTCGGGTCTAAGGGAACAGTCTATGCCATAGATTATTCAGTTGCATGTCTACGTTGCCTACTACCCGACCCACCGGATACAGGTCAGAACTGTTCATTAGAGGGAATACTCCCTCAAACAGCACATCTTACTGCTAGCTTACAAGTTTCAGAAGTAATGAAATATATTGCAAAGGGTCGCTTCTCTAATCACTTCATTACATTCGACAGTTTTAATATGAAATTTAAATCAACAGAGGCAACATTTTTCCGCAATAACAACTGTAAAACATGTGGAACGCATGATTATCCAGCTACTACGAGCAATACTCACTATATGACTAAGATGTGTTACGGTAAATACTCTATCAAGTTGCCTAGTAATATCTTCCATAAAGAAATACCAAACACTGTAAAATCAACACCTTTATTTAAAATAATTAAAGTAGATCATGTAACTGTACATTTGTTGAAAGATGGACGTATTATCATTTATGATGTATATAGTAAAGCAGAAGCAAAGTCAATCATTTCTAGCCTTTTCACTATATCAGTATAA